In Leptospiraceae bacterium, the genomic window GTTTATTGATGAGCGTATGCAAGAGAAGCTTATGGTTGATAAAGTCGTAAAGGACGTAAGCATTTTTAATAATAGTGCAAAAGGATTCTCAGTCAAATGAAAATATTAGTAACAGGCGCAAATGGTTTTATCGGAAAGAGCATTGTAGATTTTCTAATTAAAACTAAGCACTTTGAAATTATTGCAACAGATATACAGGAGAGTTATCAGGGCAACGCTGTTTGTCCTTATGTTTCGATGGACATAACATCGGATAATTTTTTAAATATATTTTTGAAGGAAATTCCATCCATTGATAGGCTAATACACGTTGGCGCAAGTTTAGATATGGATAATGAAGGAACAAAGAATATTTTTGTAAATTGTTTGGGCATGCAAAATATTGTTACGTATGCAAAGAAAGCAGGATGTAAAAAATTTTTATATACTTCGAGCATACCGATTATTGGGAAACCAATGACAATCCCTATTACGGAAGAACATTCTGTAAATCCATTAACTACATACCATGTGACAAAGTTTTTTGGAGAACAAATTCTTAAATTACCTTGTAATACTGAATTGAGTGCAATAAT contains:
- a CDS encoding NAD(P)-dependent oxidoreductase codes for the protein MKILVTGANGFIGKSIVDFLIKTKHFEIIATDIQESYQGNAVCPYVSMDITSDNFLNIFLKEIPSIDRLIHVGASLDMDNEGTKNIFVNCLGMQNIVTYAKKAGCKKFLYTSSIPIIGKPMTIPITEEHSVNPLTTYHVTKFFGEQILKLPCNTELSAIILRLPSPIGKGSNKKNILPVFIEKCKKNDDIVLQGKGLRVQNYVDVRDICNAVSLSIDADMSGVFNIAGEKSYSNLDLAKKCIDVLNSTSKIIFSGIEDSQEDFRWEINIDKAKKILRYNPEYSLEESIKTMV